Below is a window of Rhipicephalus sanguineus isolate Rsan-2018 chromosome 9, BIME_Rsan_1.4, whole genome shotgun sequence DNA.
atcttgctcatgcaagtccacaatgtatacagtacgtgctgagtgggctgcggaagcaacctcgtcggatacgtacgctgttacatttgtaaaaaaacgttctcgctgtagtacgcgtgaatcgtaatcgcagtgcagctcgcgaaagagtgaaacgatgttttgttgccccatattacaagttgtgcacaaagttttgtgaaagctcatcatttcagcattcatcgcgtaataattagagtacgctttacgggtagtttcgcggaacgtaatttttgtttcacgagcgctcttacaataatgcgtcttgctcacaaaagcgtgctatcagagagtatcacctgcagtgacgttcatcgatcccttttggaagctatctgcgcgattttattcttgtaacgatggtgttttacaagcgaaactgtgctactattagttaagccggttagctacgtctgcgacgtaaaggacactggcgcgagtactctttacttacgtgccaatatatgtattatgtgcagctggatgcgtcgtgtccaaataaatttggggacatcgaacactgcagtgaaagcacgaaattctggccagctgttgaggagcaccgtgccatttattacctttcgaagacgaaatctcgaaggcgtggatgccatcaaaagcactaaagcttaatactacgttgaaagtggcaaagcatgctgatttcttgtgcttgaaagcactaccttgcactacattttcgtcaaaggaaacgctcgaaggtatgaagtgcacccccacacaaagctcgcgcctgccttcaacccagctgcgtgtcacgcaaattaggttcgcaaaacgaaataggtgggcaccacactgcagaatacacgcatttagtgtacttactcgagcattttcactcggctcctagtttttttgcttgaatcacagttatccactcgcggcgaagctgaaaataccgcaccggcactatttccgtggcgcgtcgtataatcgtcgcagacaacgctattatcctcttgttgcgctgcttgttttggcatccaaagacgacgcagtagtgcccagacgagctcttatacgctgaagcggcgtgaacgggtacttttttgcactttaaagcttcagaactgcagcttgccctgtttacttagtgcagccggcgcgcgcctcggcagcccggtcagcccggcgtctgggtgcgagagtatccgctcggctcgccagcagcctgggtgcgagacaggcgtgctctggtgtataaaaacaatcgccctccaaagcgccgtgcgtctgcggccgggagacactagcgaggcgagcgagctggaccatttatgtggcgaagccgccgaaagggcgcggcggcgaagagaaaaggaacgcggtacttttcccgttacagtgactttacgctcttcgagcccttcgcgccatctcgctagtgataacgaaaacacgctgtaccgccgatctctgagtaccgccaccggcgaatggtgtacataaatagctcgccgttagcacaggagagaacatgccgtctgtggcggagttgtttcgcgctgcgcgctggcgatcgagaggtcgtaagttcgactcccggtgacggaactttttcttatagttttttctttgccatatgttagtcgttatattttacaacgtcatatccgtgacggaaatgcgtcagtggagccgtggtggaccccggcataaaacactttcgtgttaaaataattgGTGTGCTCGGAATAGTTCTGCCTTACAACACTTCCATGTAAACGAGTACCCGCAAGTTGATAGTAGAGATAATTATCGAGTTTCGTTAACCAATCCTATCAAAGCAACACTGCTACTGGCAAGGTAGGTCCACGTCTATGTAGAGTTCGTGCGCGATGTCAACGGGCGTCTTGTGGTCATAGTACATTTAGAAAAATCTGTGCTGAAGTAAAAAAAAGCGCCCTCTATGTATGCGCTTCTTTTTCCAATATTTCCGATTATTTCGCGCAGGAGGCTCGACGATGTCTATAGGCACTGTCGCATTAGATGCTACACATTTTTTCGCAGCGTGTCCGCCTAACAACTATGGAGCTGACTGCAAACAACATCGAGTATGCTTCTGTGAGACGAAGGCGCACTGCGACATCTACACAGGCACGTGTCGAGAGGACAATGGCAGGTGTCGCAGAGGCTGGAAAAACTCACCATACTGCGATCAAAGTAAGACACATGAGCTGTGCTTACGAACATTTTTTTGCATATTTGATCACGAATATTGCCATCATGTAATTTACCTTATACAGCAGTGTACAGAGAAGCTGCGGATATTCGAAGTTTAGTCGTTTCAAGCAATTGAAGTGTATTAAACCACCCTGATTTCGCTACATTACGCAACATCATACATGAAAGGGCCTTCTCGAGAAATGTGACACAGGCTTGACTCCAATTGGAACGCCGACTTAATTAAGAGCTATTTATAAAAACCCCATCAAGATGTAGTAAATGTCGCCGCAGATAAAGGACGATAAGTGCTATTTGGTTGACGTTTGGGCAGGGCACAGTCCCATTATTAAGAGAAAGTTTAGGAGCACAGAGAGCTGCATTTACGTATGTTAAGCATAAAATGATTTTAGCTCATGTAGTCGGTGGCCTCCAGTGATCTTGAGCCAAATGCCAGCGTCGTTAACCGGGCACTTCAAACGAGATATCCCGGATTCCCAACAAGAGCATGCGGGCATTCAGACGAGATCTCGGTAGCGTCAAGGATACCTACGGGCAATGAgccgaaaaattaaaaaaaagtgcggccttTGGCAGCCAACTCTACGTACAGGACCGCATTACGCAACCTTCCAGCGGTCCAAGCAAATTACGAAATTGATTTTTTCAGAGTTCTTAGTGTTTGTTCACACTGCTACTGAAGCTGTGGCTTCTGGTACGCTTATATCGTACTTACCATTTACAATAGAGACGACCCCAAGGCAGATAGAGCCCCATACACTTGCTCATTCAACACACCAGTGGCAAGCCAGTGTTCTTTTGACCGCTAGCGGTGGGCAGGTAAACGGCGTGCTGCCAGAGAAAGCAGCCTGCCGCATCAGTGGCGCTGGCTGCCGTATTCTCGCGCTCCAGGCTCGCAGATGCCTGGAGCGCACCAGCCTGCTGACGTGTCGTGGTGCATCGGCCGGAGACGCTAAGCAAAGCCCAAGATTTATCTCGCACAGTGACAACAAACAATGAAGTCCACATGAAGGAGTGCACAGTGTAGTGTTGTGTAGTTTGGTGCGGTTTGGCCTTGCGAACATGCTCAAAATTGTTGTTAGTGTAATCTCCAACCAATTTTCTTTGCGCGTACGCATCCGATGCTTACATGTTTTCCTAATTAGGGAGAGCGAGCCTGTGTCTTTACATGAGGGAGATGCATAGACCAGCAGATTTTTTCATAGAAACACAAGCAATGGTAGGGCAAAATATTGTTGGCCACGTGTAGACGCAGCCACAAATGTATGAATGAATAAACGGAAAGTCGGGAGCATACTATGCAGCTGTGATAAATGTATATATCCTTACGTAATGTCGTTATAACATTAAAACAGGGAGGAAACGAAAACTTTGGAaacaagaaaattcggcagatcccacgcattgtggttatcggttccatgcgaagcaatcagtgtgTAGCTGTCtacatgctgcattttttttcctttgatccaagcgttacgaggtgaatcgacacATTTTTGTAAATGAAATAGTTGTGTACAGATcctaggcttaccaggcacgttccCTACAACGGTGTTTAAaaagtaacttatggtctgacgtatgGTGAGATGATGTGAATAGCCTACGCAGCATTCGTTAGCATACTCCTGCGggctcgagcaacgcttgaatgtagatttgctgagtcataggaatacaaatgaaatgtttattagactacacTGGAACCACAAGTGATGTTAAGccgacatcacgcctgtatcATCGGAGTACATAAGTAATGTTTATTGTCCTGTGATAAACatagatagccaacactgcaaccaccattgacgttgcgccgacatgacgcctgcatagcattttttccaaaacagtatgaagacctggcgtggttctgcgGAAGAATAcccgaatgccacgcagaattcatggatttgattcctgctgggatcctgtcTATTATTTATTGGATTCATTGGGTTAATGACGGCCGTGCCGGATTTACTTAACGTTTTCGCGTTCCAGTTACCAACGAAATTTCTCGCCGTTCCCAAGTAGTGAAACACATGTGAAACTGTGAACAACATGTGGTGCATGCCCGCATACCTTTGCCCGCCGTATACCGGCATCTGCAACGCGTGACTGGAAGAAAGGGTTCCATGACCTACACTACAGACTTTCTCCTAATTTGTcacatgaccagacagtcatgttcgcCGTACGCTCACGTgctcctatgccaattttagtgtataccaGGTCAAGGAGACAACCACAAGagcgcctagacgtaggcggctggatagatagatagatagatagatagatagatagatagatagatagatagatagatagatagatagatagatagatagatagatagatagatagatagatagatagatagatagatagatagatagatagatagatagaaacgcttaaaagGCCCTTGGTTCACTAAGAtgtgcttcgtatttaaaatatATTAGAGTGTCGCAGGAAATTCGAAAGTGTCTTCAAGAGCTTATTGCAGAAACAGAAAAATATGTAGTGCATTAAGCAGTTTCTTATCAAGTGTCACTGGATTCACAATTGCCACCTTACAAGCCAGCTCTACTGCGCTGCTTCATGTATTGAATGCGTGCACGTTTCGAAGAAAGTGTATTCTTTGCTTTGCTTCCATGCCACATAttaggaggaggaaggaaatgaaggaaaggcagggaggttaaccagacgcgcgtccggtttgctaccctacgctggggggaagggatgaagggattaaaagaaagaaagaagagggaagaaggcaatgtcagggtacatatgcacctgtccattgaatgcctacaagcggtcgtttaagccggttgattttaaaaacagcagtaatgctcgcgtcgctttgctggcctgcgatgcgtagggccacgatccgaggatcttctcttcggaaaacatAGGTTTTACATAGGTGAACCTCTTCGTGAGTTATACTTTTCTGAAGACAAAAATTAGGCTGCCGCCAATTCACTCATTTTTGTGGTTTTACGTATCAAAATCGCAATATGATTTTGTGGAAAGCTGTAGCGGGAGACTAGGCTTGGATTCTGACCCCCCGTGGTACTTGGTGATGTCCCATATTTATGCGCAGGCTTCTCCATTAGAAAGAGCAAAGGTTTCCCACAGCGCTAGCTGTGGTAAAACTGTGGATCTCTTCGTGCTTAAATTTCAGGCTATCCCCTTCTCATCGCTGCGCCTACTGTGAGTGATGTAACGAATAAAGAAGCAACAGTACGATTTGGTGCATGGCGCCACGGCATAGATACAGGCGAAGGAAATCCTGTGAGGTATTGGATTCAGTACAAGGTAAGTTagcatttctgttttttttaacacgcctCTACAGTGAGGATGTGACTTGTCGTGACCGAATTTCAGGCAAATGCCTGCTCTGTTCCTTGTGCATTTATATGCCCACTTTGATATACGAGCATAAACACTGAAAACATTGTTAATTAGCAGTTGCGTGACATTTACACAAAGCCGTCAAAGCATATGACATTTATGTAGCAGTGACAAATGGTCACTGTAATAAACCTAGAATGGAGCACAACGAACGCAGCTGGactgtgtgtttgtgcgtgcctGTGTAGTGGAAGCACAGGTCCTCGTACTTCGTTGATTTAAACCCGTTTTTACAACAATTACTGAAGCACTTCGTAAGTGAAACATGAAGCAGACTAATAACATCATTGCTTTCTTGTTTTTAACATCATGAAAATGAAAGTTCGATGAGAGAGATAGCTGCACCCCTCCAGGTACAAACACTGAGAATACCTGGTTCCGCGCCTCTCACCTTCAAGGTCAGCCAAGTTTATGCAACCGTCCCTGAGCTGTGTCAACGCCTCGGGAAATTGTTTTACACAttgcccgcgagatggcgcaaggttCTCGCCGATGAGTTCACGCCGACATTTCTTCAGGGCATCAGCGCCTTAATCATGTGCTTCTTTCGACGCACCTCGATTTGATATTGGAGtcttagcaagttacggaaatacagtacgtaaatacggtaaggcagtacggtagcgttcctcctttcccgctggttgtgctttggcagCTCAACgacagggaaaggaggagcggtaccgtactgccttaccgtatttgcgtaccgcatttgcgtaacttgctaaaagactccaTTATCGAGCAGAGCTGCAACTGTCTCTGCTAAGACACGTCTCGCTTTCCTGTTATGCATGATTTCTAAAGAGAAAGGATCAGCTGTCAGGCTTTATTCGATCAATCGTGTCGACCCAGTTTTCGAGCAGCGGGTTTTCAGGTTCTGCGAAATCAAAGAGTTATTTGTGCTTGAAAGCGTTCAAACTCCATAATTGTAGCATTAGTTCTATATGGATAAACAGACAAAAGGAGCGAAAATGTGGCGAGATCTGATAACTTCTGGCAACCCGAGAATCACAAAAACTTAGATGGCAAAGTTTTATCCCATGCCTTACTTCGATATAACTATTAATTCGCTATAAATATATTGTAGGCCTACGTATTTCAATATGTCCTGTTTCTTATCCTTCGGAAATGGGTCTACAAACATCACTTTGTAAAAGGCTCTCAGAACGCCCTTCAATGCAACTGGACTTGCAATGCATTTTCACAGAAATACGCAATACATATTTAGATACAATATTTACAAGGTTCAAAGTAATGGTAATAACCCTTTCTCCCCGGGGACGAGTATAGTCCTCATGAGATTTTACACCAAAATGACCGATGATGACTTTACTCGTCATTAACAAAAACTTGTCACACATGAAACcaatgacgactatactcgtcatgGTTGTCTTTCATGACGCGAGGTGACCACGCTTGTCCATGTTGTGCCATATGTGCCTTGGCTTTCATTGCTTTGGGCATTTCTCGATgtattgccatgcggtgaagcgaCCTTCGAGTTATCTTTCTTTACGCAAttagtggaaaaaaaaagagccgtggAATGGTGtcattttattcagaaaaaaagctCTACAAGTTCAGAGAAAAAAAGTTCGGGCAAATTTGGTACAATTTTCATTTTTCTCACTGTAGGCAAATGGCTATACCTGATagaattttacgtgccaaaacccccacaaggcacaccgtagtggaggcctctgcACGAATTTTGGCTGACTGGGCTTCTTTACTATGCAGCCAAATGCACGTATACGAGGGTATTCatccatttcgcccccatcaaatgcGGCCTCCGAGCACGGGATTCAAACCCACTTCCTCGACCTTCTAAGACCGACACCTTACCTGGTAAGCTACCATGGCGAATCGCGATGTAATGGCAGCCGCCTAACTACTGAGTGTGTAGTTTTAGGCAGTTTTAAGCCGTAGAGACATTTCTTATGGCACAGGCTAAATGCGCAGAAGACGAGCACTGCGCTCGTGTGGGTCAAGCCTCTATCTTTCCTCGTATTCTGTGCATTTAACTTGTGTAGTAGTATCACACCAAAAAGCCCAGACTGTTACCTTACTGAGGTCTTATTGTAGCTGAATATTAAACAGGCGCAAAGTGAAACTTGGAGCACCGCAGTCGTCGAAGCAACGCAGATGGTGTATGCCACAACGGTAAAGGGACTACGAAGTGATACCTACTACGACCTGCGTGTCTTGGTCATCGATCAAGACGGCATGTACAGGGAACGTGGCGCAAAAGTCACGCGTTTCAGAACCGCTTGTGGGGGTGAGTGAATGCATTATTTGTAACATATGTAACTTTTTAAAGCTACTGTTTTATTTTTCAGAACCGTTGCGGCCTCCTCAAAATGTGGACATAAGCAACAGCAGCACGAGCGAAATCATCGTGAGGTGGACGGTAAACCACTTTATTGCTCCTATAAGGAGTGCGTTTTGAGTTTTGGAAAAAAATACTCAGTGTATAATGAGTTCTGTCACATTTGAAGCATGCGACTACATAAAAAAAGTATCGATATAAACAAAATACATATACATTTCTTGGGCTCCTGTTCGGCCACCGCCAGGTATGTAGGCTAATGACAGAACTGAAAGTTGCA
It encodes the following:
- the LOC125759942 gene encoding uncharacterized protein LOC125759942, with translation MVYATTVKGLRSDTYYDLRVLVIDQDGMYRERGAKVTRFRTACGEPLRPPQNVDISNSSTSEIIVRWTNPGMEYWQCWSVNVVLEINDTTLEFNLTESNARPGD